GAAGTGTTCAAACATGAAAAATAAAACTGAATTGCCCTTAAGTCCAGTTTCGAACATTGAGTTTTGAGTGCACTATATTGACTGACTCAGCTTGATTATAGTTATACCCTCAAAAATTTTCAGTGTAAGAAGAAGGAAAAAATCTTCTGGAAATATTTAAAGAAAAGAAGATGGTGAATATGTTTTggaaaaattttatttgaattgttGCTTCTTATTCTCCTTCtgcttctcctttttttttttttttggggagtGTGGGATTAGTTGTTATCATGCACTTAATAACATTATACATTCCTGTACTTAGGAGACAAAATAAGAATTAGTGTTTGTTAGTGCAAGTTTTCACATTTTAGTTCTTCACATTCATTAGTTATGGATATTTTTTGGTTTCTTTCAGATGGCTGACATAGTGTCAGAGCAGTGGATCCAAATTCAACAGTTTGAGCAGGCTCTTCAACTAAGAGAAGTATGTTTTAGCAAAAGGGCAATATTAGCCATAGGTTCCTAaggatttgttaagccaaaggctGATATTAATGCCTCAAATGATCTATAACAATTCCTCCCTGCTCTTTTTAACAGATGAGCATATTAAAGGCTCGGAGACGAGCAAGGATTCCTAGATGCTCATTCTTGAAGGTGATATTAAGATATTTAATCTTATTCCATGTTTTCATGTCATTTGAAATTTATTCAATGTTCCCATGCATTATGAGTAGCAACAATGAGTCTTTAAAGATAAGAAGTTTCTTATTTTGAGATGTATTATCCAAGATGTTTGTTATGGCCAATTTTCTTGATTTTTGTGGATTTGCAGTTCATAAATGACCTTTCCGGTGAATATCTTCCAAAGTCTCTTGGGCCACTGGGTTCGCATTTGTTTGGCATGGAGTCTGCCTTTGGATCCTACATCTCCCAAACTCTACATCAGTTAGAAAGATTCTTTTCAACAGTGAAAGAGTCCCACCATGAGGTTTATACTTTCTCTTCTTAATTTTGTACAATATCTCCTGTCTTgattttcatttcctctcttcatAGGATAACCAATAAAAGTAGTTTGTTGTAGATATGAAATTCTAGTGGAAAACAATTTTGAGTTTTTCATTTTCTAAGAAAACTCTGGTTTTCATAGTCTATAGAAAATAAGGAAAAAATGAAAAACGTGTTCACTTGcgaataatagaaaataattttctaatttaaaaaaaaaattatttatatctttcataattaaaaaaataagtcaATGTAAAAAATGCTTAAaaactttattttaaattttttttaatgtgtatattcatttattttataataatatgattaatttttatcactgtaaataaatatttttctaaaaaatcaTTGTTTTCCATTTGgaaaacaaaatttttattataaaggaAAACAGTGGAAAACAATTTAAAACTTTTTcacattttagttaaattttggaaaattgaTTTTCCAGTTCTCCATTTAGAAAATTAGCACATGTGAACATGAAACTCTgtttttcagttttttttttgaaattttttttcagAAAATTACCTCAATTTTCCACAAGTGAACATTCTTTATGATAAGTATGATCTTCTATGTCTTTTTCTTCTGCAAGAtatcatgtttttttttttttcattcaatcAAATATAATCTAAGGCTAGTTTGGAGAATGACCTGGTCAGATTGGATTTAATAATGGCCTCTCCCAACTATTGAGAGTTGTAAGAGACAAGGTTTAAGAGCAATTGCAGAGTTAATTTGTATTACAGTCTGTTTACTGATTTGTGGATATGATGCAAGCATTTACCAGCCTATATTTAATATCATCTATATGTATAATTTTGCTCATGGTCACAGAGTAGCATTGAAGCGAGCTTATGCATAATTAGGTCACCATTGCAATACTAGCCCTTGTCCTCTTTAATAAGGCCCTATAACCTAGGTGTCCCCTAGGCACCATTTTGTTGCGTTAATGAAATTTTGACTCTCATTTTCTTTATAGCTGCAAGGTTTCATCAAAAGAGAAATGGAAAGACATGAGTTCAGTGCCCGAATTGCCAATGAGGAACTAGTATTTTTTGTGGTATGCTTTTTTGCTATTAGTTCTCTCCATCTGTCTCTCTCTCAACAGATGTTTGTATACTAATGCATCCACTGTTTAGTTTTTTCTTGTAAAATAAATCATTGGAATGGATTTTGTGAAACCGCAGGCTTCTGCTTTGATCATATTCCCAGTCTTGAGTGCTTGGATGTTGCTCTCATCACAGTTGCACTAGTTGAGAATTTTACTCTCGATGAAAACAGCCTATTCTATTGTGAAGAAGAGGATAATGCGCAAACCAACACTACCAACCTATGCAGCTTTTGTGGAAAGTGGGTGCGGGGTGGTACTTGTAACACATGTCCATGTTGGATCCTGCTGTAATTTCGTTTACATGATCTCTGGTGGTTATCCTATTAGCCTTACAAGGTCAAAATCAATACTTTATGCCCACATTGTTTGGGTTTTTGACATTACAAATCAATATTCTAATGTTCTGAATGTAAATATGCTATGAACCGAGTTTAAGTTTTGATGCAGAATCCAAGTTACTGTTTCAAATTCTGTGGGATAGTCCATAGATATTCAATGTGTGCGCCAGTTTTCTACTTACGTTGGTAGAACTTTGGTGATTGGTCCCCTAACTCTTGATTTCATTACGTATAGGACGCCAGCATTTCAACTCTATTTATAAATATCGCTGTTAGATAGATCCCTTGAATAAAGAAATCGATACGTTTCTGGATGATGTTGCATTATTGCTTTATGGCTAAGCCAAAATAAGCTACAATATCCATAATAAATTTCATGTTCTTTCACTTTGTTTTTCACTGGTGGATAGACGTATGAACCGATAAAATATGGGGGTGTCCGATTCGTTAAATACATAATCCAAGGTCACATATTTTCATCAACTTGTGATggaggttatatatatatatatatatatttagagaTAGACACACACCGTTTAACGATGAAAATTAATTCTTATAAAAATCATGATGTGATTATCATCatgcatattatttattatagttGGTGAAGAACACATTATCATTACtataattcagatttgaatatataTGGAGCCACTGAATTGAATGTTTGATTTCATTTAATCACTCAACTATCTATGTTTAAATGCAAAGCTCATCACGTGACGTGCAAAAGCAAAACAGAGGAAAAGACTTCACCTCCAAGGCCCTGTTTTCATACAGCTCGGCACGCCATCAGTCTCTTTCTTTGAGACCGGGAATAGTAGcaaaaattttcatttcaatctcatcgTCAAGATGGAGGACACAACATGGGAGCAGAGACTACAAGCCCTAACCCACGTCCTAACCAGCACCACAACACCACCACCTCTCTACTCTCAATTATTTATCTCCAGACAAATTCCGTGCTACCTCAACTGGGACTACCCACCGATCCTCTGCACCAAAGACACCAGGATCTTCCCTTCTCTCCATCTGAGGTGGGGATTCTCTCTCTTTGTCAAAAGGGTCTCCAGATTAGGGATTCCTGAGACTTCTTGGAGGTCCAAGTGCCCATACCAACAACCCCCACCGCTGATTCTTGCAAAAGGAGTAGAGGAAGCACAGTGGGGTGATGAGCAAAAAAGAGTATATTTTAGGATGAGGATGAGAAGGAAAAGACTTGGCAGTAATATTCATCCTTCTATTCCTATTTTAGTTCCCAATCTGTTACTGTTTTCACTTCTGCTCTGGAACCCTCTTCCTAATCTTGATTCTTAAGAAATATTGTGGGTTTGTAACATGTGCATGTAATTAAAATTGTAACAATTTTCCATCATGGTTATTCTGGTTTGGTTATGATTTTGAATTTTGGAACTTCTGTTTTTGCGAATCTtaatacctatgacctacccatcTGAAGAGGTTGCTGGTTAATTAGAATAACATAATTAATACTTTAATGAGGCAGCGAAAAGGGATTATTTCTACCCACGTAAAGTTGCAGTCGTTTG
The sequence above is a segment of the Hevea brasiliensis isolate MT/VB/25A 57/8 chromosome 11, ASM3005281v1, whole genome shotgun sequence genome. Coding sequences within it:
- the LOC110632885 gene encoding uncharacterized protein LOC110632885 codes for the protein MEDTTWEQRLQALTHVLTSTTTPPPLYSQLFISRQIPCYLNWDYPPILCTKDTRIFPSLHLRWGFSLFVKRVSRLGIPETSWRSKCPYQQPPPLILAKGVEEAQWGDEQKRVYFRMRMRRKRLGSNIHPSIPILVPNLLLFSLLLWNPLPNLDS